The sequence CCACAGTGGCGGCACTTGAAGCGCCCGTCAGCAAGCTTCCAGGCCCGGGTATATCCGCATTCTGTACACCGTCTCATACACAGACCAGACTAGTCGATCTGGTCCGATTTGCTTAGGAATTACCTAATAAAAAACCCTCCCCGATTGGGGAGGGAATGCTACACCCCTCGAAGAAAAGGGTTTGAACAAGGGTCGGGGTGTCGTTGCGCGGTCGTTGAAACTCAGCCGTCGATGCAGCCCTGGGGCTCCGGCAGGCCGGCGATGCGTGAACCCTGGCGCGACGGCCCCTTGGGGAAGAGGCTGTACAGGTGGTCGCGGCTGGCCCGATCCGGACCCAGTTCCTCGGCCATGTGCTTCATCAGGATCTTCACCATGGGCGTGATGCCGTACTCGAAGTAGAAACTGCGCAGGAAATTGATCACCTGCCAGTGATCCTGGGTCAGCTCGATACCTTCCTTGCGCGCCAGATGCTCGGCCACGCGCTCGTTCCAGCACGACAGGTCCAGCAGGTTGCCGGTGGGCGTGACCTCGAAGGTCTTGCCCTCGAATTCGAAGCTGCCGACGAAGTGACCGGCGGCCTCGCCAGCGCCTGCGGAAGACACCTGGCTCCGGGCCTTCGAGTTGGCATAGGTCCGCCGTTCCAGCTCGGCGTCCAGATGCGGCACCGGGATGCCGGCGATGCGGGCGCCCTGCAGGCGCACGTCACCCGGGAACAGGCCATCCAGCACGGCGTCATCGGCCAGTCCCTCGTGCCCGGCGTCGCGCAAGGCGCGCTTGAGCAGCTTGCGCACGGGCGAGACGTTATAGGTCTGATAGTAGTTGCGCATGACATCGATCACCGCCCAGTGTTCGGCGGTCAGTTCGAGGCCCTGGGCCGCGGCCATCGCGGCGGCGACATCGCGGGACCATTCGGACAGATTTCTGAGACCGCCCTCGGGCAGCACGGCAACGGACTTGCCATTGACGTTCAGGGACCCTTCGGCGGGGAAATTGACGACAGTGGAGGTGTTTGGCATGGCGGAAAACCCTTCTCGTTCGGTGGTCTTGTGCCTGCGCCGCGCATCAATGCGCTTCGCATCCGGTCACTCGGCCCGCTTGGCCGGGCTTGCGATCCCTGCCGGGATCAGTGACCGTTACCCTTCATAGCGGTCCCGCGCGAGCGAACTTGAGGCGTGGCGGCAGCTTTTTCCCGCCGCGGTTTCTCCATGTGATAACCTTTTGTTTTCAAAGAACATCGGGGACTTACCATGAAACACCAGCAGATCCGGCTGGAATGCGGCCCGGGCGTCGCCAGGCGGCTGGTGGACCTGCTTCGGGACTACACCGAAGTCGCCTTTCCGGCACACAGCACCGACTGCGCCCAGGTAGCGCGCGAGGCCATGCTGGATGCGATTGCCAGCCTGGAATCGAGCCTGCTCGCGGAGGGCCGGGCCGAGTACAGCAAGCGGCTGCGGGCCATGTTCCGTGAGGCGGTGAAAATGCACTTCGAGCTGCATGCCGCGGAAACCGGCGAATGCTGCGAGGCCCGCACCGCCGCACTGCACGCCCTGTGCGGCGGCGAAGCGCTTGCGGATGCGGACTATGCCGCGGCCGAGACACGTGACCGCGCGGCCGGCCACAAGGCCTGAGCCAACCCCGGCGGGCCACGGACTGCTCGAATCAGGGCCGGCTGTTGCACCGGTCAAGGCGCCTGCCAGGCCGTCCATGGGGGAGGTCCTGATGCAGATTCCGGTCGCAGGTGGTAGCATCGACGCCGCTCGATACCCTGTCCGGCATGATAGCACGCCGCCAGCCTGATACCAGATGTCACGCAACCGTTGAATGTCGGAGCCACCCGTGCGACCCAGGTTCAGTCTTTCCCCCGGCGCCCATGAACGCCAGCTCATGGCACGGGCCGACAACCCCTTGTTCCCCGAAGATCGGCGCTCGGTGACCGCTGCCGACGTACTGTCCGCCCAACTGCGCGACCAGAACGAACTCAAGGCCTTCATGGAGGACTTCCAGGCGCTGGTGCAGCGAGCCGTGGAACTGGAGCCGAACGCCGACAGCGAGGTGATCCTGAAACTGAAGGAAGACCTCGACCGCGCCTACGAAACCGTGTGTGGACTGATGGGCGATCTGGACGAGATCCGGCAGGCCATCCGCAGACTGGTCACTACCATCATGTCGGCCGTGCGCAAGGGCGCGGGGAACGACGCCGCTGCCCTCGCCCGGCTCGACGACGAGGATGCCGCCCGCGCCCTGCACTACCGGCTGCTGGAACACCCGCTGGTCGCCGACCTGCTGCGCGCGGATGATCTCATCAATGCGGATGAACTGCTGCCCACCCTCCTCAGCGCCGAGCCCGACGCATTCGCAGCCGCCCTGCAACTGTTCACGCCGGAGCAGCTCGGGCAGCTCATCCAGGATGGCCACCGCCTTGTGCAAGCCGCCGGCGACTCCCGGCACCCCCGGCTGCGCGACGCCGCCGAGCGACTTGCGGAAATGGAACGTCACGCGGCGGCCCTGGCCGATGACCACACGGCCAACTGACCCGACCGGCAGCCTTGCCGCCGCCAGGGGTTTGGGCTACTTTCTGCACGCTCGGCATTACGCCGCTGCTCCAGGGGAAAGGGCATCATGAGCCGTCGCAGACGTACCGATCGGGACCGCCGTTCCGGCCAGGACCGGCGCAACCATCCGGAGGATCCGCACCACCCCTACCCCATGCGCTTCCCCGGCTGGTCGGAACAGCTGGTCCAGTATCTGACCCGCTACCTGTTCTTCTTCCTCGGTCTGCTCTACTTCAATGCCATGGAGGGCATCGAGCCGACCTGGCTGACGACAGCACAACTCA is a genomic window of Thiohalobacter sp. containing:
- a CDS encoding TusE/DsrC/DsvC family sulfur relay protein, whose product is MPNTSTVVNFPAEGSLNVNGKSVAVLPEGGLRNLSEWSRDVAAAMAAAQGLELTAEHWAVIDVMRNYYQTYNVSPVRKLLKRALRDAGHEGLADDAVLDGLFPGDVRLQGARIAGIPVPHLDAELERRTYANSKARSQVSSAGAGEAAGHFVGSFEFEGKTFEVTPTGNLLDLSCWNERVAEHLARKEGIELTQDHWQVINFLRSFYFEYGITPMVKILMKHMAEELGPDRASRDHLYSLFPKGPSRQGSRIAGLPEPQGCIDG